The Gemmatimonas phototrophica region AGGTCTTCACGCTTATCGTGCTGGGCCTTGCCGCGAGCCAACGCGATTCGTGTTTTGACCTTGCCATTCTTGAAATACAGATCAAGCGGCACCAGCGTGAGCCCCTGGCGTTCCACCGATCCGATGAGGCGCCGGATTTCGCGCTTGTGCAGGAGAAGCTTGCGCGTGCGCGTCGCTTCGTGATTGAACAAGTTGCCGTTGGCGTAGGCGCCAATGTGGAGATTGAGCAGAAACACCTCACCGTCTTTCACAAAACCATAGGCATCGGTGAGATTCGCCCGGCCGTCACGGAGCGCTTTCACCTCGGTACCGGTGAGCACAATGCCCGCCTCCCAGGTATCCAGGATCTCATAGTCGTGACGGGCGCGCTTGTTCCGCGCAATCAGTTCGGTCGGTTCTTCGGTGTCCTTGGTGGCCATACGTGTCCGTAACGTAATCGTTCCACCCCTCCGACGAGCGATCCGTGATCACGTTTCTTGCCGATGGCGTTGACTTCCGGGCTACTCCCGATCTATTCTTCTCGCCCTGCCGCTCCTGTGGCCACTGGCCATGGGGTGGATGTTCTGCCGGAGTGGTGGAATTGGTAGACGCGCTGCGTTCAGGGCGCAGTGTCCGCAAGGACGTGCCGGTTCGAGTCCGGCCTTCGGCACCTGTTCACAAAACGGGCAACAGTCGCTTCGGCGCTGTTGCCCGTTTTGTGTTGTGGCCAGTCAGGACCTGAGAGCGCTGGGTCGAACGTCTTCCGGGAGTGAAGCCGCCCCAAAGGCCGTCCGGAGCTGCTCATTGAGCGCGGCCCGGGTTTCCTGCACAAAATCGGTGCCCACCGCCAGTACCTCCGCCGTGGGAGCAGGCATACCCGCCCCTTCGAGCAGTACCTTGGCAAGGCGAGCCGCCGGGGTCGTCTGACTGCCCCTTACCGCGAGCGCTGCGGTGTAGCTCCGCCAGCGCTCCGCCCACAGGCGACCCGTTTCAGCATGCCGGCGGGACTCGGCGGCGACCACCGGCGCCAAGTGGTGCGCCACGTCGGCCGCTGTTTGGTCATCAAGGGCATCACGCTCGGCTACAATGAGTCCAATGGCGCGACGGGCAAAGCCGAGTTCACGCGCCGCAACGTCGGCCGAGCCGCACACTGCGGTCAGCCACGCCAGCGTGGGCGCTTCGGCTTCCCGCACGAGGTGATTGAGATACACCTCAACACGCTGCTTGCGCGCCCTCGACGCCTGCCAGTCTGCCCACAGCCCCATAATACCGGTCAAGGCTGGAGGATGGGTAAGCCGCCCGGAATCTCGGGCGCGGCATACGCAGGGAGCCCCACGCGATCCCGGACCACCGATTCGTCATCAAGCAGATCGCTGAGCTTCACGCCCTCGAGCACTTCATCGATACGCTTCTGCAGGAGCATCCATACCGGTCGGATACTGCAATTCTCCGCTTCGGCGCACCGCCCCGCGTCTACGGGATGCGTGACACAGTGCAGGTCAAAGGTCGTCAGTTCCGATGCCTGAATCACGTCGCGCACCGTGATCTCTTCCGGCGCTCTGGCAAGGGAGTACCCACCGCGCGCTCCCCGCGTGCTGTTGACGATGCCCGCGCGACGCATGCGCAGCAGAATCTGCTCGACATAGTCACCAGGGAGCCGCTCGCGTGCCGCAACATCGCGGCCAGTCACCGGCCCCGTGCCTACCCGTCGAGCAAGGTGCAGGGCGCAAATCAGCCCGTATTCGGCCCATGTTGTAATCCGCATACCCGAGAGTCTAGGTCGGAATCGTGGCCGAGACAAGCCATTCAGGCCCCAGCTCCCCGTTTCCCATGCCGGCGTCGTCTAGACCGACACAGTGCCCCGCTCGCCGGGGGCCCCTCCCCGCTGTGCGGCATTGTGCCGGCCTTCCCGGGAAGCCTGTAGAGGCCGCAGGCAATCCGGTAGCGACACACTTCAGGACGTCCTAGCCTCCAGTCACCGCGCCATGGTGTCCCTCAGGAACACCAATCTCCGTAAGGCGACGCAGATCGAGCACCCGGTCCACCTGATCCAACGGCAGGATGGCCTCGCGCTTGACCAAGTCCCGAATGAGCACGCCCTCGCGAACGCTCCGTTTGGAGAGTTCCGCTGCGGCGGCGTACCCGATTTGTGGCATGAGCGCGGTGGCCAATGCCGCCGAGCGTTCCACCCAATACGCACACATGGCCGGATTGGCCTGAATGCCGGTGATGCACTTCTGGGTGAGCACGTCCATGGCGTTGGTGAGTAACTGCATGGAAAGCAGGACGTTATGCGCAATGACCGGCATCATGACATTGAGCTCCAGTTGTCCGTGTTCAGCGGCCATGGTCACGGTGGTATCGCAGCCGATCACCTGAAAGCAGACCTGATTGACCATTTCCGGAATGGATGGATTGATCTTGCCCGGCATGATGCTGGAGCCCGGCTGCACGGCCGGCAGCGATATTTCGTCGAGGCCGGTGCGCGGGCCGGACACCATCAAGCGCAGATCACTCGCGACCTTCGAGAGATCAATGGCGAGTCCGCGCAAGGCGCCGCTGAAAGCCGCGGCATCTCCCATGCTTTGCATGAGCTGGATACGATCTTCACCCACACGCAGTGTGGGAATACCACTGATCTCCCGCAGATGCTGGACCATGAGTGCGGGATACTGCGGTTCCACCGTGACGCCGGTGCCAACGGCCGACCCACCGATCCCGAGATCATTGAGATAATCGGCGGCCTCGGCCACCCGACGGCGGCAACGCTCCAGTGTCCCGGCATAGGCGGTGAACTCCTGGCCGAGGCGGATGGGCATGGCGTCCTGCAGATGCGTGCGGCCCGCCTTGACGATTCCGTCGAAGGCGCGTCCGCGATCCTGCAGTGCCTCACTCAGCTCTTGTACCGCCCGCAATAGCGCTGGCAGCTGGCGCAGGACCGCCAGGCGGATGTTGGTAGGGATCGTATCGTTCGTGCTTTGCGCCATATTCACATGATCATTGGGATGCACCGGGGCATATTGGCCCCGGGCTGCGCCCAACAATTCATTGGCTCGATTCGCGAGCACCTCGTTCACGTTCATGTTGTGAGAGGTGCCGGCACCGGCCTGATACGGATCGACGACAAACTGATCCCGGTGATGCCCGGCGAGCACTTCGTCGGCTGCGGTGATAATGGCCGTGGCGCGTTGGGCATCAAGGCGACCCGTTGCGCGATGCGTACGCGCCGCTGCCTGCTTGATCCAGACCTGCGCGACAACAAACGGCTCCAGCGGTCGCAACCCGCTGATGGGAAAGTTGTGCAGCGCGCGGACTGTTTGGATGCCATACAGCGCGTCCGCCGGTACCTCGAGCGTCCCCAGCGGATCGCTCTCGAGGCGGGTTTCCAAGACAGGTGACGACGGCATACTCATGTGGACTCTCCCAAATGCCAACGGGCGCGACCCGAAGGTCACGCCCGTTGTTGCATGGTCAGGTGATCACGGAAACACGAAGGTGGTATCGATGGATGACGTGAGATGCAAATTGGCCGCGTTTGTTCCGACCAGATTGGTGCGCCACCTCACGAGCGTCAATGACCGCTTCGGTGGGCCACTCGCCAGGAACTGTGTGAGGAGCCCGCCAGGAATCACCACGGAGCCATCGTCCCGTAGCGCGCAATACACCTGTTCGTTCGCAACGGGGGACGTGGCGGGATTCGCGTACCTGAGCTGCAGGATGATCGCGGCCGTTGGATCGTTGGTGCCATTCCACGTGACGGAGAGATTCGCGCCAGCCGCCGGGATGGTCAGCGGTCCGAGCGCGAGGGGCTCGGCCAGCTTGATGGACCCCGTGATGGCGGGGAAACTGGTGCCCTCACCCGGTATACTGACCTGCGCTACGTCACCTGCGGTGTATAGCAGAGGGGCGTTGTCGGGCGTCGCATAGCGGGCGTCCGTCGCGGAGTAGGGCAACTGCCGGGTTGCACCGGCCACCGTGATCCCAATCGACGTACCGGCCGCACGATCACCCCGCGCGCTCTGCACCGTGGTATCCACCGGGGCGAAAATGCATTGATCACTCTGCTGCGTGATGCTGTTTGGCACCTGCAGACCGATAGACTCGAAGAAGACCACGGTCGTCGCAGCGCTGGCCTGCGTGGCCGAAGTGCCCTTCGCGAGAAAGTTGACCGCACCGTACTTCTGAAGGTTCTGCTCAGTTTCCGTAATGCTTGAGCAGCCTGTCAGCGCGCACGCTGCCAAAGCAAGGGCCGGTAGGGTTCGTTGCGTAGTCATCTTGTCTGTGCGCGAGAGGTAACGGCTGAACGGATGCCGCGTATGGGACCGGGACGTCAGGCCCCGATTGGCCGTGCGGCGCCACGCAGAAAGGGATTGGACGCCAACTCACGCCCGATCGTAGTCATAACACCGTGCCCTGGTAATACCCGAGTCCCCTCTGGAAGGGTGGCCAGGCGCATGAGGGACTGGTGCATGGCTGGCGGGTCGCAGAGTGGCAGATCAGTGCGCCCGATGGACCCTGCAAAGAGGACATCACCTGAAATGCAGAGTTCATGCCCGATAAATGCCACATGACCGGGAGCGTGCCCGGGCACGTGCCATACGGCAAAGGAGTAGGCTCCAAGCGTCAGTGTATTCCCCTCGGCCAGCTGGTGCTGGGCCGGGGGCGGGTTTTCGATCTGAATGCCCCATCGCCCGGCGTTCTCGGCGGCATGCTCGTAAAAGAACTGGTCTGCCGGGTGCATCCAAATGGGTACCGGATTGGCCCGCACGACCCCCGCCAGCCCTCCCACATGATCAAAGTGGCAATGCGTAAGCCAGACACCGGCCAGCCGACACCCAGTCGCGGCGACCGCGGCGAGCAGCGTTTCCGCCTCATCACCGGGATCAACCAGCACCGCCTGCTGCGATTCAGGATCGGAGAGCAGCCAGCAGTTCTCCTCAAGCGGTCCGACGGTCAGTTGCTGCACGCGCAAACCGGACACGTTCAGTCCTGCGCCGTGGCAATGGAGCTTTCACCCGTTTCGAGTACGGGGGCCTCGCCGATGCCGTGATGCGCCAGCCAACGCTCCGCTTCCAGCGCCGCCATGCAGCCGGTGCCCGCCGAGGTGATCGCCTGCCGATAATAGTCATCGATGACGTCGCCTGCGGCAAAGACGCCATCCACGTTCGTGGAGGTCCGCCATGGCGCCACTTTGATGTACCCGAACTCCGACGTGTCCAACTGCCCGCCGAGGAACTTGGTGTTTGGCGTGTGCCCAATGGCCACAAAGAGCCCACCAACTTCCAGCTGACTGACGGCCCCGGTCACGGTGTCTGCGAGGGAGAGGCCGGTGATGAAATCATCACCCAGCACCTCGGTCACCTGCGAGTTCCAAATCACCCGGACCTTGGGATGCTGGAGTACCCGGTTGGCCATGACTTTTGACGCGCGGAAACTGTCGCGGCGATGAATGATGACCACTTCGCTGGCAAACTTGGTGAGATACATCGCTTCTTCCATTGCAGTATCGCCACCGCCCACCACTGCGAGACGCTTGTTACGGAAGAAGGGCATGGCCCCATCACAGACCGCACACGCCGACACGCCGCCGCCCTGCTGCGCCATGCGAATCTCACTCTCGAGACCGATCCACTTGGCCGCCGCTCCCGTCGCTACGATGATCGTGTGTGCGGTGACGGCAGGCGAGTAGTTGGGTGTGATGGTGAACGGGCGTTGCGACAGGTCCACCTGCTTGACGAGTTCGGACACCACCCGCGTTCCGTGATGCACCGCCTGCGCCTTCATCCGTTCCATGAGGTCGGGGCCACTGATGGCCTCGGGGAACCCCGGAAAGTTCTCGATGTCCGTCGTGAGCATGAGCTGGCCACCAGGGAGCTCAGTGCCGACCGGCTCACCCTCGAATACCAGCGGGGAGAGATTGGCACGAGCCGCATAGATGGCCGCCGTCCAGGCCGCCGGGCCGGATCCGATGATGACGACGTTTTCGGAAGTCGAATCAGACATGTTCACGATGGGTGAAAGCAAAATGAAGCAGAGCGTTTCGTTGAAACGAAGACGCCGTGTGTTATGAAAGTTCGAGGACCCCAAGCGCACCATGGCAGTGCGAGACCGTACCAACCAGCACGCGACTCGGTCCGTCACTGCCCCACTGTGCCAACTGCTCATCTGCCCGGGCAATGGCGGCAGCGTCGATCATCCCCACGCCGTAGGTGCGGTGGGTACAATGAAAAATAGCCGTTCCGTGCAGCGTTGGTTCGCGATCCGCCATGCGCCCGATGGCGACCGGCATGCTCCAGTCGCGGGGGCCACGGGTAGCCGGGCACTTGGCGGGCTCGATACAGTTTACCGGACAGGTCCACGTGGCAAAGCTGACGTAGTGCCGGTTGTCCGGTGCCGCACGTTCCCAAGGCGTGGGCGGTACGGATGGGAGGGGCACCACCTCCATGCCACGCCCAGGCCACCGAAGACGCGCACGGGCTATCAACCAATCGAGGCAGAGGTGCGGCATCAGCGGTGACGGTACCATCGCATCGGCCGCAAGTGCCGGTGCCCCTTCAGCGAGCCAGATGGCGAGATACTCGTCCCAGGTGGAGACTACCACCCGGACCGGGGCGCCCGTGTAGTGCTGCTGGTCGAGCTGGGTGGCCACTCGACAGTGCGGATCCCGATCGACCACGACGATGTCCTGGACGGACAACGCCCCACGTTGGGCCGCACGCGTGAGCTGTTGGGTATACCAGCTTCCGTAACAACCTCCGCCAATCACGACGATGCGCCGGAAGGCAAGCGGTAACGCGGTGCCCACGTTAGCGACGGAGATGACGTCCACCATCGACCCGGAGCAAGGTGCCTGTGATGTACGGTGCGTCAACGAGATAGTGCACCGCACCGACCACATCGAGGGGGGTCCCCGTGCGAGCCAATGGCACGTCGCGCAAGAACTTCTCCCGCGCCGCCTCGGTCATGTCTTCGGGGGCGAGCACGAGTCCCGGCGCGATGGCATTGACGCGAATGCGCGGTGCAAGATGTTCGGCCACCGTCCGCACCAACTGATGCACCGCCGCTTTGGTGACCTGATGCGGGATGAGTTGCGGGAACCCGGTTTCATCGGCCAGGTGGTCGGCCATCTGGATGATGCAGCCGCCGTCGTTCAGCGCACGCGCTGCTGCCTGCATCAGAAAGAACGGAGCGCGGAGATTGATGGCTTCGGTGCGAGCCCACTCATCGGGCGTAACAGACTCGAAGTCCCGGAACTCCATGACGGACGCGGAACTGACCACCACATCAAGGGCATCAAAGGCCGCGACGGCCGCTTGCACGATTCGCGCGGGCGCGGAGGAATCCTGCAAGTCTTCCTGCACGACCAGCACCCGCACGCCATGCGCCTGCTCCAGCTCTCTTGCCAGTGTCGCCGCGTCATCGGGCGAGTTTCCGTGATGCAGCACGAGGTGATAGCCGCGTTCCGCAAAACTGCGCGCAATCGCGGCACCGACCCGCCGCGCACTGCCCGTGACGAGTGCCACCCGTCGCAGCATGGGCTACACCACCGCGTCGCGAGCGGCGACTTTTGCATCCTGCCAATCGAGCCAGACCTTGGGCACCAGCTGCCCACCGAGCTTCCGGGGTCCCTCCTGGGTGCCATGCCAGTCCGATCCTCCACTGGGCAGCAACCCGGCTTTCTCCGTGTGCTCCACCAGCCGTTGGACCAGATAGGGCGGATGACTGGGATGCAGCACCTCCACCGCATCCATCCCCATATCGGCGAGGCGGGCAATGCGGGTCGGCGTGGCCGAGTCGCCGGGGTGCGCCCAGACGGCCAGACCGCCAGCCTTATGGACCAGGGCAATCGCATCAGCAACGTCGAACTTGTCCTTGGCCATATAGGCCGGACGCCCCAGCCGATCCACTTGTCAAACGCTTCGCGAAACTCGCGCACCCATCCGCCCGCCAGCATGGCACGTGCGATGTGCGGACGGCCAACCGCGCCGTCGCCCGCTTCCTGCATCACCGCCTGCATGGTGATGGGAATGCTATGGGCATTGAGCGTGGCCACAATGCGCTCGGCGCGCGCGACCCGTTGCAGTCGAAGGTCGGCCAGCGCGTCCCGCATGGCCTCGCGATTGCTGAGATGCAAGCCAAGCAGGTGCAGCTCATCGTCGTCGAAATGCGTACTGAGCTCGACGCCGGGAACGATGCGCACGCCAAGGCGCTGACCCGCCTCGGCGGCTTCATCGAGTCCGTCCACGGTATCGTGATCGGTGATGGCGATGGCAAACAGTTGTGCATCGGCCGCGGCTTGCACCACGGCGGCCGGTGCGAGCGCTCCATCAGAAGCCGTGGAATGCACCTGCAAATCCACGAACGCCGGCGCCGGCGCCGTGGTCTCTTCGATCACGACCGGTAGCCTGCCTCTGGGGAGCGCGCGCCCGGCTGCGACGCGCGGAAGAGGTCGTGCAACTGCGCGTCATCAAGCTGCGCCAGCGATTGCTCCCGCGAGCGGGTTCCCATGGGGGAATAGCGCGTGACCCGCACCTCGCGGGCATCACCCTTGCCTGACACAAAAATCAATCCGAATTCGTCTCCCACGTATTGTGTGAGGAAACCGGATGGGTACACCTGCCAGTCACGTCCATCAATGCTGATGTGTCGTGTGGGCATCTCAACCTCCCTGAACTTCGTGCCAGCAGCTGGCAGACATGTCCTGCCCGTGCACGGCGGCGAGTTCAGTCTCGCTGCCGGCCTCGGTGAACTCTATGAAGCGACCACGCTCAGATGCGTGTTCGAAAACCCAGAAATGCGCGGGCACTGCCGACGCGCGTTGTTTGCGCTGAGGCAGTGCCGCGAAATAGGCCGCGCGTTCCGCGTCGGGGACCTGACGTTCCACAATGGTCAGCGCGCGGGCCATGCTCCTCGCTCCCTCAGAATCCCGTTTCGGGCATGGATTCAAGCGCCTTCTTGAGGTCGGACATAAAACGATCGGCGTCCGCACCGTCCACGACCTTGTGGTCGAAGGACAGCGAGAAATAGGCGCAGGTACGGATGGCGATGGTGTCCTCACCATCCGGTCCGGTAATGACTTTGGGACGCTTCTCAATGGCACCGAGGCACAGAATGGCCGTGGTGCCAACGGGAATGATGGGCGTACCGGTGATGGAGCCAAACGTTCCCGGGTTGGTGATGGTGAACGTGGCGTCCTGGACCTCGGTGGGATTGAGCTTCTTGCTGCGGGCGCGTGCGGCGAGGTCATTCACCGTCCGCGTCAGTCCGGTCAGGGACAACTCATCGGCGCGCTTGACGACGGGAACGATGAGGCCGTTCGGTTCGAGCGCGACGGCAATACCGAGGTTGATCTGCTTGCGATAAATGACGTCAGTACCGGCGACCGCCGCATTAAGCACCGGATGACGCTTGAGCTGCATGGTGACAGCCTGCAGGATGAACGGCAGGTACGTGAGCTTCTGTCCGGACTGTGCCTCGAAATCCTTGCGCATCGCCGTGCGAATGCGGGCCACGCGCGTGAGATCGATTTCGAAGAACGTGGTCACGTGTGCCGCGACCTTGCGGGCGAGACTCATGTGATCCGACGTCAACCGACGGATCTTGTTCATGGGTTCAACGACATCGCCAGCCCATGGAGTGGGGAGCGGCCCGTGCTGCTCCACCCCGGCGGGGGCGTACATGGACGCGCCGGCGACTGACGCCGCGGCACCGCCAGCGGGCCGGGCGGCGAGAAATGCCTCGAGATCCTTGCGTGTCACGCGTCCCGCAATGCCGCTTCCGGAGAGCGCGGAGATCTCCACCCCGTGCTCGGCGGCAATTTTCCGCACGAGCGGCGATGATTTGGAGCGCAGCCGATCTTCGAGGGAGCCCGGGGACGCGGCGGGAATGGCGGTGGCGGGAACAGCGGCGGCGACAGCGGCCACGACAGCGGCACGGGGCACGGCAGCGCTTACTGACGCTGATGCGTCCGCACTCGGTGACGCTGCCGGCTCTGGCGTCGGCGCGGCGGCAGCCGCGGCGGCGTCCGTCTCCAGGCGCGCCACGACGGTGTTTACCGCCACGGTCAGGCCATCACCGACGAGAATCTCCATCAGCACGCCAGCCGACGGCGACGGGATTTCCGCATCCACCTTGTCGGTGGAGATCTCGAAAATGGGCTCATCACGTTTCACACTGTCGCCCACTTTTTTCAACCAGCGCGACACCGTTCCTTCAGCGATGGATTCGCCCATCTGCGGCATGATCACGTCTACACGAGCCACTCGGTCATCCTCGATTCGTGGAAGCTACATCTTCTGCCTGGTCGCGACGCTTGAGGCGCCACAACGCGAGCACCGGCAATGTCAGTGCGCCAAAGGCGGCACCGTAGCCGGCAAACACCCACCATTCACACGCAGGCAGGCCAGGCGCAGGAGTGCAACGATTGAAAAAGCCCATCAGCTTGCCGATGCCCACTCCGGACATCGCCCCGCTCACAGCGCCGATAAAAAACGTAAAGCATCCAACGCCGATATTCCTCCCCACCCGATCCTCAGTGGGGGGCGTCACGGACTTTCCGGGTCCAGCCATGATCAGTAGCCGGCCGTGATGGAATGACGCGGGTCGGCCGCCCGATGCAAGGCGTTGAAGTATTTCTTCACGTTCTTGTCGATACGACTTTCACCCACTTGATCGGTGTGGACCTCAACGAAAGTGTAGTGCCCACCTTCCATTTTCACGGAGAGCTTCACGGTACCAAGCGTTCCGCCGAAGGTACGAGAACGCGCATCGGCGCCCCCGCGTGTCAGGCCGAGGGCGCCGAAGAAACGATCGGCCTGCTCAAGCACCGCGTCGGGCGAGAGCGAACACCGATGAAAATGCCGCATGACAAATGCTCCGTCGGCGCCCGTCAGGGCACCGGCTTGCGAGTGGAGTCCGGGGTCACTGCCGGGGCCTTGGCCGAATCCGAGACGCGGGTGGACGTGGGCGTCTGGATGTTTCCGGGCTCGTCGGCCGAGAGAATATCCTGCGTCCAGTCCTGCGTTTTCTGCAGGATTTGCACGGAGTCGCGGCGAAACTGAATCGCCATGGCCCACATGCCCGCGGTGACAAACATCAGGTTACTGCGATAGGTCCCGAGTTCACCGGTCTCCTCAAGCCCATTGGAGACCGTCTTCATGTCCTTGTTGGTCCCGAATATCCGCCCTTCCCCGCCCTGAATGGGGAGCCCGGTCTTGGTATCGTGCACCAAGACACGCCAGTACACCGGCTCAAGGGCGCGCGTCGGACGGGTCTCGGGAGAGACCCGGATGGTAAAGTCCTCCGTCCGAAGACGGAGTTCACCGAGCGGCGGTCGTCCAGCATCGCAGCCGGCGAGCAACACGCCGACTGCGACCGCTGCGACCGCGCGACTGAACCGACGCGCGTGGGTGAGCATCACTGGTAGTATTCGAGTCCGAGGTGCGTGATCTGCTCTTCACCCATGAGGTGGCGGAGTGTGTTCTTCAGCTTGGTCTGCTGAATGAAAAGATCATGCTCGGGCTGGAGTCCCGCAGCGACCGTAGGCGCCTTGTAATAGAAGCTTAACCATTCCTGAATGCCCTTCATGCCGGCGCGCTGGGCAAAGTCGGAGAACAGCGCCAAGTCGAGCACGAGCGGCGCGGCCAGAATGGAGTCGCGGCAGAGGAAGTTGACCTTGATCTGCATCGGGTAGCCGAGCCACCCCTTGATGTCGATGTTGTCCCACCCTTCCTTGTTGTCGCCGCGCGGTGGGTAATAGTTGATGCGCACCACGTGCGAGAAATCCTTGTACAGCTCGGGGTACTTGTCGGGCTGCAGGATGGTGTGCAGCACGGACAGCTTGGACTCTTCCTTGGTCTTGAACGACGCCGGATCGTCGAGCACTTCGCCGTCCCGATTGCCCAGGATATTGGTGGAGTACCAGCCTTCGAGGCCCAGCATGCGCGCCTTCATGCCCGGGGCGATCACGGTCTTCATCCACGTCTGCCCGGTCTTGAAGTCCTTGCCCGAGATGACCACACCCTTCTTGTTGGCGAGGTCAATGAGGGCCGGGAAATCGGCGGACAGATTGGGGGCACCATTGCAGTACGCCACGCCTTCCATGATGGCGGCATAGGCGTACAGCATGGACGGCGCGATAGAGTCGTCGTTTTCGTCCATGGCCTTTTCAAAGGCCTCGATGGTCTGGTGCTGCGGGCCGGGCTTGATGTAGGTCTCCGTGGATCCGGTCCACACCATGGCGCCGCGCGTGGCCCCGTTGGCCGCCATGAAGTTGCGCATGTCAGCGCGCAGCTGCTCGGCGAGATCGCGCTTGGTCGCCCCCGTCTTGACGTTGGTGGCGCCAGTGATGCGCGTGACGTAGCGGCTTTCGAACACCGCGGGCATGGGCTTGATGCCCTTCAGGAAATCGGCAACCGGCTCGAGATCGTCCTTGGTCAGCACGCCGGCCTTGGTGGCGGCGGTGTAGGCGTCATCCGGAATGGGGTCCCAGGCCCCGAACACGATGTCATTGAGCGCGGCGAGGGGCACGAACTCCTTGATCATCGGGCTGCGGTTGTCCGTGCGCTTGCCAAGCCGAATGGTGGCCATTTGCGTAAGCGAACCAATGGGCACCGACAGACCGCGGCGCACACGCTCGACGCCGGCGATGAAAGTCGTCGCCACGGCGCCGAGGCCCGGCGTAAAGATGGCCAGCTTGCCCGTGGCCGGGGCGATATTCGCGGGCGTCCCGCGGGTCGAGTCGGACACTGCGTTTATTCTCCAGGAGAAGTAGGTGTCGGTGCAGCAGAGGTGATGCGATGCACGTACGCCATGCGCTGAAAAAAGGTGATCCATGCGGTCACCATAAGCAGCGAGACGATACCGGCGAGTACCCACCCATCGAGCGCGAGGCCGAAAAAGGCCTGCGGGGCCGACAGGAGCGTGATCCGCTCGGGGCGTTGCAGCACTCCCACGCGCGCAGAAAAACCGAGCCCTTCCGCGCGAGCGTTCGTATACGAAGTGAGAAAGGCGGCAATGAGCGCCAACGTGGCCACGATGACCATGGCGTCATTGGCATGTACGGGGTGCGTGGCATAAAACACCACCAACCCGCCCAACAGGAACCCGTCGGCCACCCGATCGAGGGTCGAGTCGTAGAAGGCTCCGAACTGCGAGGTCGTGCCGGTCCGGCGGGCCACCGTCCCATCGAGGACAT contains the following coding sequences:
- a CDS encoding inositol-3-phosphate synthase is translated as MSDSTRGTPANIAPATGKLAIFTPGLGAVATTFIAGVERVRRGLSVPIGSLTQMATIRLGKRTDNRSPMIKEFVPLAALNDIVFGAWDPIPDDAYTAATKAGVLTKDDLEPVADFLKGIKPMPAVFESRYVTRITGATNVKTGATKRDLAEQLRADMRNFMAANGATRGAMVWTGSTETYIKPGPQHQTIEAFEKAMDENDDSIAPSMLYAYAAIMEGVAYCNGAPNLSADFPALIDLANKKGVVISGKDFKTGQTWMKTVIAPGMKARMLGLEGWYSTNILGNRDGEVLDDPASFKTKEESKLSVLHTILQPDKYPELYKDFSHVVRINYYPPRGDNKEGWDNIDIKGWLGYPMQIKVNFLCRDSILAAPLVLDLALFSDFAQRAGMKGIQEWLSFYYKAPTVAAGLQPEHDLFIQQTKLKNTLRHLMGEEQITHLGLEYYQ
- a CDS encoding CDP-alcohol phosphatidyltransferase family protein; the encoded protein is MKALWNAIVSGYLKVIAPVADWLVAKRVRPNTITTVGAICTCTAGVIFATGHISIGGWFLGLTALFDVLDGTVARRTGTTSQFGAFYDSTLDRVADGFLLGGLVVFYATHPVHANDAMVIVATLALIAAFLTSYTNARAEGLGFSARVGVLQRPERITLLSAPQAFFGLALDGWVLAGIVSLLMVTAWITFFQRMAYVHRITSAAPTPTSPGE